Sequence from the Granulicella sp. L56 genome:
TTGGCGGTGGAATGCACGCAGGCGCCATCGAAATCTGGACGGACGTCAATGGAATCATGACGACCGATCCTCGCATCTGCCCGGATGCGCTTCGCGTCAAGACGATCAGCTTTGAAGAGGCGGCGGAACTGGCCTACTTCGGGGCGAAGGTGTTGCATCCCGCCACGATTCTTCCTGCCGTCCAGAAGAGCATTCCCGTCTGGGTGTTGAACTCGCGTAATGCCGAGAACGAAGGCACCAAGATCACTGCCATGGCTCCGAAGTGCGCCAGTCCCTTCAAAAGCATTGCGGCGAAGAAACGGCTGACCATCATCGATGTCGTCGCCAGCCGGATGTTGATGTCGCACGGATATCTCAAGGCCGTCTTCGACGTCTTCGATAAGTACAAGTGCGCGATTGACATGGTTTCGACCAGCGAGGTGAGCATCTCGTTGACGGTGGACTCGAATGAGAAGCTGCCGGAGATCTGCGAAGAGCTGGGCAGGATCGCAGACGTAAAATACGAAGGCCGCAAGGCGCTGGTATGCCTGGTGGGCGAGGATATTCGCGGCCACAACGGCATCGCCGGACAGGTCTTCAGCGCGGTCAGCCACATCAACGTGCGAATGATCTCTCAGGGCGCAAGCGAGATCAACATGAGCTTCATGATCGACGAGGAAGATGTCGAAGAGGCCGTGCGCAGCCTGCACAAGCAATTCTTCGCCGATCCGGACGAGACCGTTTTTGATGTGGCGGCTCGTGTTCCAGTTGCAGTCAAAGCGTAAGAGAGGAACACATGCGGATATTGGTCTTAGGACAGGGCAAGACGGGAAAACTGGTAGCCGCAATCGCAGCGGAACGCGGTCACGGAGTCCATGTGCTGGACGCCAAGGAAAATGCGAATGCATCCGCGCTGACTCCACCTTTTGTTGCTGGGTTCGATGTTGTCATTGACTTTACTGCGCCGGAAGCTGTGGGGCAGAACATGCGTGCCTGCCTCGCGACGGGCGCGAAGATGGTGATCGGCACAACTGGCTGGTATGACAAACTGCCCGACATGAAGGCCCTTGCGGACCGCAAGCAGGCGGGTCTGTTATACGGGACAAATTTTTCCATCGGCGTTCAGGTGTTATTTCAGTTGGCAGCAAAACTAGGCGAGTCACTGAAGAATGCCGGGTACCAGTTTTCGATTGAGGAAACGCATCACGTCACCAAACTGGATTCGCCCAGTGGAACCGCGATCACGCTGGCGACAGTCGTAGAAACGGCTTCGGGCTACCAGAAAGTTCCTATCGAATCGAAGCGCGAAGGCGATGCTCCCGGCACCCATGTTCTCGTAGCGCAGAGCGATGCGGACAGGCTTACGCTGACCCACGAGTCGTTCTCGCGGCGTGGATTCGCCGAAGGCGCAGTGCGCGCAGCCGAGTGGCTTTCGTCTCGCAAAGGCTGCTACGACTTTCAAAATATTTATACGCAGATTTAGGTCTGCATCGAATCGGGGAATGCCATGAGCACAATGGAAGCAGTAACAGCGAAGTTTGCGGATTTAGCGTTTGACCAGAAGCTGGACCGACTGGCTGAAGTAGCTGTAAAGGTTGGGTTGGGGCTGCGCGCGGGTCAGGAACTCATCATGTCTGCGCCCATGGAAGCGCTGCCGCTGGTGCGGCGCATCACAGAACATGCTTACAAAGCTGGCGCGTTGCTGGTGACGACATTTTATGGCGATGATCCGTCGGTGCTCGCCCGGTTTGCCTATGCTCCTGATGCCAGCTTCGACTACGCGCCGAAGTGGTTGCAGGATGGCATAGCCGAGGGATTCCGAAGCGGAGCAGCACGGCTAGCTATTGCGGGGGCGAATCCTGCGCTGCTGGCAAAGCAGGATCCGGCGAAGGTGGCACGGGCGAATGTTGCGGCCTCAAAGGCAGGCAAGCCTGCGATGGAGTTGATTACCCGCCATGAGATCAACTGGACGATCATTGCCTATGCGACGCCGGAGTGGGCAAAGCTGGTGTTTCCGAATGATCCCGAAGATGTCGCCGTCGCTAAGTTGTGGGAGGCGATCTTTGTTGCCTCGCGCATCAATGCGGACGATCCGGTCGTCGAGTGGCAGCAGCATGGCGAACGCTTGAAGAAGCGCGTCGATCTGCTGAATGCAAAACGCTTCTCTGCCCTTCATTTCAAGGGGCCCGGAACGGACCTGACTGTTGGACTGGCTGACGATCATCTTTGGGCTGGTGGTGGAACGACCGCCGGAAACGGCGTCTATTGCCAGCCCAATATTCCTACCGAGGAGTGCTTCACGACTTCGCACATGAATCGCGCGAATGGGACGGTGCGGGCGTCGAAGCCGCTCTCGCATCAGGGCACCCTGATTGAAAATATTACGGTGCGGTTTGACGGCGGAAAAATCGTAGAAGCGACCGCAACGGCTGGTGAGGACGTGCTCAACCGGTTGATCAGCACGGACGATGGCGCAAGGCGGTTGGGAGAGGTGGCGCTGGTGCCTCATTCCTCGCCGATTGCGCAGAGCGGTGTGCTCTTCTGGAACACCTTGTTCGACGAAAATGCCGCAAGCCACATTGCATTGGGACAAGCGTATTCGACCTGCCTGATTGGCGGCGAAAAGATGGACGCGGAAGAGCTGGCCAAGCGCGGCGCGAATGCCAGCCTGATCCATGTGGACTGGATGATCGGTTCCGGGGCGATGGATGTAGATGGCATCGCTGCGGATGGAACGGCTGAACCGTTGATGCGTAAGGGCGAGTGGGTGTAGTTAACCCGCATTCACAACAGCAATCACAAGCGAAGACAAGGTAAACTGCAACCACTATGGAACTGATGGGATGTGGAACGGCGCTGGTCACTCCTTTTCGCAAGGATGGCGGCGTAGATGAGCCTGCGCTTCATGCGCTGGTGAACTGGCAGATCGAGAGCGGAATTGATTTTCTGGTTCCCTGCGGCACTACCGGCGAGGCTTCGACTCTGACCGAAGCTGAGTGGCTTCGCGTCATCGAGTTGGTGGTTGCGACCACGGCAGGACGAGTTCCGGTGTTTGCCGGGTGTACGCATAATGCGACCCATGAAGCTGTAGCCAAGGCGCGGAAGCTGGCACAGGTTCATGGGCTCACAGGAATCTTAACGGCGAATCCTTATTACAATCGCCCGGGACAAGAGGGGCAGTATCAACACTTCAGGGCAGTCGCCGAAGCGGTGGACCTGCCAGTCCTGCTCTACAACATTCCGGGGCGAACGGGCGCGAATCTGGAGCCGGCTACCGTGTTGAGGTTAGCGGAGTTGCCCAACGTCATTGGCATCAAGGAATCCAGCGGAAATCTGGCGCAAATTACTGAGCTGCTAACTACGGCTCCGCGGAATTTTAAGGTCTTTGCCGGAGATGATGGAATTGCGTTGCCGGTAATTTCCCTGGGCGGAAGCGGATTGATTTCGGTGGCCTCCAATGCCATTCCGGGGCAGATGTCGCGGATGATTGGGGCAGCCATGGAGAACGATTGGGTGGGCGCGCGGCGGATCAATCGACAGTTCTTCCAATTGATGCAGGCGCACTTCTGGGAGGCCAATCCTGCGCCCATCAAGGCTGTGCTCTCCCTACTGGGGCGATGCGAAGATGTTTTGCGGCTGCCCATGGTGCCGGTTTCTGCAGCTACGCGTCGCAAGCTGGAGTGCATGGTGGGAGAGCTTGGCCTTCTGGTAGGTGTTCCGGGAACCGGCGAAGATCTGCGAATGTTCTAAAGCTTCATATCAATCAACATTTTAAGAAAAAGGTGACAAGTGAGTCTGGACGGAACGTTGCAGGAGCGGATTGAGCATTGGTTTGCGCAGGGTGCGGCTGCGGTAGGGAACAAAGAGGCTGAGGCCGCGTTTCTTGAGTTGCGGCGTGGACTCGAAGCGGGTGAATTGCGCTCAGCAGAGCCGGATGATTCGCCTTTAGGTTGGCGCGTCAATGCGTGGATCAAAAGAGGTATCCTCCTTGGTTTCCGACTGGGAGCGTTGGTGGAGATGGGGTCGACCGAGGGACTTTCTTTTGTGGACAAAGAGACCTATCCGGCGCGACGGTTTGCCGTGGAAGACGGGGTACGGGTGGTTCCGGGCGGCTCCAGTGTCAGAGCGGGAGCCTTTGTTTCTAAAGGGGTCGTCCTGATGCCCCCGGCTTACATCAATGTGGGAGCGTATGTAGATGAGGGGACGATGGTGGACTCTCATGCGCTGGTGGGGAGCTGCGCGCAGATTGGCAAGATGGTGCATCTGAGCGCGGCAGCGCAGATCGGCGGCGTGCTGGAGCCGGTGAACGCGAGCCCCGTCATTATTGAGGATGGTGTGCTAGTAGGCGGAAATACCGGGGTCTATGAGGGTACGGTCGTGCGGAAGCGTGCGGTTCTGGCGGCTGGCACGGTGTTGACGCGTGGAACTCCGGTCTACGATCTGGTGCGTGGAGAGGTGTATAAGGCGACCGCTGAGATGCCGCTGATTATCCCAGAAGGGGCGGTGGTGGTGCCGGGTTCGCGCGCTGTCAACAAAGGAAAAGGGCAGGAGTGGGGGTTGAGCATCTCTGCTCCAGTGATCGTCAAGTATCGTGATGAAAAGACCGAGCTCTCTCTGGTCTTAGAGGATATTTTGCGCTAATACCGAGGCTCGAAAATGCAGTTCGAGGTTGAATCTGTATGACCGGACGAATCATCCTCGCTGTGCTCTTTATGCTGAGCGGCATACTGCATTTCGTTCTGCCGCAGCCCTATCTTCGGATCATGCCGCCGTATCTGCCTTCGCCGTCGTTGCTCGTCGGCATCAGCGGGGTGGCGGAGATATTGGGTGGGATTGGGCTGCTGATTCCCCCGACCCGCCATCTGGCCGCCTGGGGGCTCGTGGCGCTGTTGATCGCTGTGCTGCCTGCCAACATCTATACGGCGACGGCTCATCTCGCGCTGCCCGGCCTGGCAGGCCAGAGCTGGGTTCAGTGGCTCAGAATTCCACTTCAGATTCCGCTTGTATATTGGGCGTGGCTCTATACGCGAGGCTAGATTGATATCTCTGCTGAAACCCATGTCCCAGAAGCGGGACATGGGGCACCCGGTTGAGTGTAAGCCGCGATGATTACAGGTGACGGGGACCGTAGTGGAGGTAGAAAACCACGGCTGAAGCTACGAGGCAATAGATCCCGAAGAGATACCAGCGGCCCTGTTCAAGCCAACTGCTGAGCCACTTCAAGGCAACCAGGCCGGCGAGGAAGGCGAAGACCATTCCCAGCAGGCTTGCGATCACGCTGCTGTGTAGATCGATGGGCCTTCCGCTGGCAGCGGCTTCGTGCGTCGCCTTCAATAGCCGCAGGGCTTCTTTGCCGATGGCGGCGGGAGTGAGGATGACGGCGAGGGCGAAGCTGAAGCGCTCGGCCCGGTCCTTGCTGGCTCCCGTCAACATGCCGGTGGAGATGGTCGCGCCCGAGCGGGAGAAACCGCGAAAGGGCAGGCAGAGGCCCTGTACAGCACCGATCCAGCCTGCCTGTCGCATAGTGACGCTGTCGCCGTAGACCTGTTCGTGCGCGCCCATGCGCCGCTTTTCAATCAGTCCGGCGATAAGGATGAGGATGCCGGCTGCGGCAAGCGCGGGAGCGACCAGATCGAGCCGCCCGAAGAGAGATTCGATCTCGCCCTTACTCGCCCCGGCAAAGGCGGTCTTCTCGATGACTTTGATGATGGGATAGCCGATGATGGCGGTCAGGATCGAGGCCCAGATGGCACGGATGGCGAAGCGCTTGAAGGCGTCGGAGCTGGAGAAGTAGGTCCGCTTCCACTGGCTCCAGAAGTAGACGATCACGGCGAACATGGTGCCGGTGTGCAGCATGACCAACAGCAGCGTCATGGGCGGCGAGGAGGGGTCGAGGCCCAGCAGCTTCTCCGCGACGACGACGTGGGCGGAGCTGGAGACGGGTAGAAGCTCGGCGAGACCCTGCACTATGGCAAGAATGATCACTTGAAAAATTGGCATAGATCCATCCTAAATGGCGTCTCGATGATAAAGCAGCGAGTGCCTACGAGAGCATCTTTTCGAACACTGCCCAGGTTTTAATCCGCTCGAAACCTTCGCGCAGATAGAATCGGTGCGCTCCCTCGCGAGCGATGCGGGAGGTGACGCGAATCTTCGTGACTCCCTGTTCCCTGCCCCATGACTCGACCTCGGCGCAGAGCCGTTTGCCAATGCCGAGGCTCCGATGGGCTTCGCTGACGACGAGCCCGGTGATGAGTGCGAACGAGCACGATTGGAGTTCATGCATAAGGGTCACTTCGATCCAGCCGGCGATCTCGGTGTTGCCGGCAATCTTCAGGCAGGCAACAAATGCTGCATGACTGCCGATGTGTGAGGACAGTTGTACGATGCGTTGCGAGATTGCTTCGCTGGATACGTCATAGCCAAGCTGCGCGCTTAGCTCTGATATCGCTTGAGCGTCTTCGAGCAAGACGGGACGCACGATCAGAGAGGGACTACGAGGAGTCGCATCAGGACGGTCAGTCAAAGAATCGCTCATTATTCCATGTTTACATAGCTAAATAGCAGTTAGGAAGCGCTGTGGCCCGTGCACTGCAAGACGCCCAGATAGGCACTCCATGGACCAACTGCGTCACGATATTGGTGGGCCATCACGCGGGAGAGTTGGTGGAGATGGGTGAGATCGTGAACGGCCCAGGTCGACAAAAGCTCTGAGAGTGTCACCGGGCCAAAGGCCGGATGCCTTCCTCTGCGCGCCAGGTCTTCGGGCTGCAAATTCAGGGCATCGAGCGAAGCCAGATTTTCCTTCCGCAGACGGGCAAAATCGTCGAGCAACTGTTCGAGCGACTTGCCCTGGCTGGCCTTCAACTGCGCAAAGCGGTCAAGGGGATCGAATGGCCGGGCTTCGCCGCTCTCCAGCGTGATACGCACTCTGATCATCCAGTCAGTGCGCTCGACGAAGGCCAGATGGCCCACGATATCGAACGCACTCCAGGTCCCTTCTCCTTCGTTACGGCGCACCCAGATATCGGGGAGCTCTCGCAACAACGCATCGAGCACGGCGGGAGTGCGTGTGAGGACCGCGATGGTCTCGGGCAGGTTGCATTTGTTCTGGTTTGCCATGGCTCCATAGATACATGGGTTGCACTTTGAACTCAAGCGGCGATGCTCAATCGCGGTCGTCGCCGAAGATGGGGATCTGTTGCTGCACCTTGTAAGCGATAGCTGCGGCGCGGGCGGCATAGTCCGATTGCGGATACTTCTCTTTGAGTTCCTGAGCTATGGCGATGGCCCGCTGCCCGGCATCCTGCGAGTGCTTGCGGTCGTCCTGCACGGTATACATGGTGCTGGCTACGCCTTGACGGTAGGTCGCGTTGTAGAGAGCTTCTGCCGCTTTGGGGCCGTCGGGGTATCGCTGCGCGTATTTTTCGTAGAGGCCAGACTCCATCTCAGGACACTTGGGAAGACCCTGCCAGTCGCCGCAGAGCTTGTTGTCGAGCAGATCGTAGGCAGCGAGGGCAGCGTATTTGGTGTCGGGATACATCTTCATGACCTTCTTCATCTCGCCATCGTAGAGCTGGGGTCGAAGATAGGCCTCCTGCTCCTTGGCGCTGGGAAGGGTGCTGATGTCCACCTTCTCTAACTGCCAGCGAATATCTGCGGCTCGCCATGCGGCCGCCGGAGCAAAGGAGGACTGGGGAAAATAATCGGCAGCACGTTCGTAGAGGAGATGCGCCGCCTGCGCGGCTCCTTTCGGTGCATGAGCTTCAGCCGCTTCGGCCTCGAAGTTCGCCGCAGCACCATAGAGAATGGCGTCGCCGCCGGGAGTCGATGGAGTAACGACGCCCTTATCGCGAATCCAGCCTGAGGCCGGAGTAACAGTATCGTTGTCATCGGTGAATTCAGGCTTGTTCTCGTCGCTGGTGTCTTCGACATCGGTGTTGGCGAAGACCTGGATCCACGGGCCATTGCGCTGAACGATAACGACCTCGTGGCCGGGAGTAACGGTGGAGAGCTTCTGGGCGTCGGCATCGGCGGTGACATAGACGTTGGCCAGATGCAGCACAGTGGCGCGGGCGGCGCGATCATAACCGGACTTGTCCTTGGGCTTCTGCGCTGCCGCAATTCCGGCGGCAAACAACAGGGTTGCCGATACCGAGAGTATCAATCGTGACCGAAGAGTTCGCTGAAGCAGGAGAGCACGCATAGACGATTATTAGACGCTCCATTCAAGATTGGGGAGAGCCCGTACGCAATGATAGCGGCTAACGAAAGGAAATGCGGTTCAGGCGGTCACTGATTCGCGGGCAACGTGGACCCGGTCGCGACCAGCGTGTTTAGCATCGTACAACGCACGGTCAGCCAGACGAACAAGATCGGTCGCATCCTGGGCAGGAGCGGGATACATCGCGACGCCAATGGACACCGAAATCTGGCGCAGGGTCTCTCCCTTGGACCGTACGCGCAGCTTGCCGACGGCCTGCCGGATCAGCTCCGCGCGCTCGACGGCAGTCTCCTCGTTGGTCTCGGGAAGGATAATGATGAACTCCTCGCCTCCATAGCGGCAGACGACATCTTCGCTGCGTACCGACTGTCGGAAACACTCGGCGACCTCGCGGAGAACGGTATCGCCCGCCTCGTGGCCGAAGGTGTCGTTAAAGGCCTTGAAGTGATCCACGTCGAGCATAAGGACAGCCAGAGGAGTCGTGCTGCGGAGAGCGCGATGTACCTCGCGCTCAAGAGCGATTGCCATGAAGTGGCGATTGAACAGCCGTGTAAGGCCATCGCGAATGGATTGATTTTCAAGCTTCGCCCGCAGATTGAGACCTGCGATGGTCATCGCTGCCAGTTCTACTGTCTCGCTGATCTGAAGAATACGGCTACGTGCGAGGTCTGCGATCTCCTGTGCGGGAAAGGTGAGATAGACGAAGCCAAGTGTCTCACCCTGTGCGGCTAAGGGGATGCAGACATAGTTCTCGGGTGGTTCGCCGGCGAAGTGACTACAGTTGATCGCGGAGTGACCGGGAGAACGCCAGCGCAGATGCCCGGCCCGCAAGCCGCAACAGGCATCGGAAGCGAAGCCGTCGGCCAGCGAGATGGGATTGTTCCACGAAGCTGCGATCTCCAACATGCTGCGCGAATTGTTCGTGATCAGGGTTGCACCGCTGCTTCCGGGGACAAGCGCCTGCAGGTGACGGCAGGTGCAGGCCTGGGCCTCGGCTGCAGTAACGCACAGGTGCAACTCGTCGCGCGTAGCTTTCAGAAGAGCGGCCTCGCCTCCACGGCGCTCGAGCGCCTCGATGGTGGCTTCGAGGTGATCGTTGGCGACGGACAACTGCTTCTCAAACGACCGGCGGCGCAGAGCATCTCGAATGAGAAACCAAAAAAGGACAACCAGCACTACCAGTAAGAGGCCAAGGTAACCGGCGCCCGCAAGCAGGCTTCGAACGCTGCTGTCCTGCGATTCGTTGGAGCGCTCTTTCAATAATCCGCGCTCCTCCTGCTGAATCACATCGAGGACGTGGTGGCAGGCCAGAATCTCCTGATCGGGAACCGTCTTCGATTGCCGGGCAGTCTCCACCGCATGAGTTAGCACGACGACCGAGGTTTCCAACTCGTCTGCGTGATGCCGTTGGGAGGCATTGTCCTGAAAGAGATTTTGCAGGGTGACGACACCGTTCTGGATAGCTGATAGAGAGGATTCCGCAGTACGCAGATAATTTATATCTCCGGTCGCCTGAAACAGTTGCATGCTGGAGCTGAGCCGATCAAGCCGCTGCGATTCCATCTGGATATTGCTGAGAACGGTTTGAGAGTGATCCAGCCAGTTACGAATCTCGATCAGGTGCCGCGTGTTCGAGTAGACGATCAGCCCCCCGCCTACTGTAAAGATGAACGCTCCAATGGCGGACAGGAGCAGCAGAGGGATCACCTTACTGGGCTTAAGAGGAGCGTGTCGAGAGGAGAAAAGTTCAGTCAATTTTATGTCCCTGACACGTATCTTCAACGTGATTCTCACCTAGCGTATCGCGAATATAGCCAGAACAGGCTGATACGAAAGCGGTAGTGCTACCCGGAGATTACACCCGTCACGACTTTTAATGTCGATCCAACGCCTTTCGCAGCTCCGGCTCCAGGTTTCCTCCGCTCAAAATGACGGCAACTTTGCGCACACGGGGGAGCTCGTCAGCATGGTACAAGGCTGCGGCAAGAGCCACCGCACCGCTGGGTTCGGGAACCAGCTTGGTAACCGACAACAGAGTTCGCATGGCCGACAAAATCTCGTCCTCTGTTACGGCGACGATTCCGTCCACATAGGCCAGGACGTGCTCGAAGTTGAGCGCGCCAAGGCTCTGGGTGCGGAGGCCGTCTCCGATGGTCCGGGTCGTCTTCTCTGCGGGCCACTTGATCAATTGCCTGGCCTCGAAGCTCTCCTTCGCATCTGCCGCCAGCTCCGGCTCTGCGCCCCAGACTTGCACGGCCGACGTGGTCAGTTTTACGGCTGCCCCGGTTCCGCTCAAAAGGCCACCTCCACTTACCGGTGCAACGATCAGATCAACGCTGGGCAACTGCTCCAAAATCTCCATCGCACAGGTTGCCTGTCCGGCGATGATGGCGGCATGGTCGTAGGGTGGAATGACGGCATAACCAAACTGCGCAGCAAGCTCTTCGGCTTTGGCTTGTCGCTCGGAAGATGATGGCCCCACGGTAACGATCTCGGCGCCAAGAGCTTTTGTTGCCGCCTTCTTGATCTCCGGGGTGTTGTCGGGCATGACGATGACGGCCTTTGCGCCGAGTGCTCGCGCGGCGTAGGCGACGCCCTGGGCATGATTGCCGCTGGAGTAGGTGATTACCCCGCGTTCCAATGCCTCGGGCGACAATTGCGCCACCATGTTGTACGCTCCGCGAAGCTTAAAGCTGCCGATGGGCTGCTCACTCTCCGCCTTGATATAGATGTCGAAGTCCGGCTCGGGAAGTTTTGCCATTCTCAGACGAGCACGCTCCAGCCGGTAGAGTGGAGTTCGCACCGCCACTCCCGTGAGCCTCTGCTTCGCTGCGCGAATCTCATCGAGCGTTACCAGGTCACTCATCTCTCATCCTTGGTCTTCGGTCTTCAAAAAATCCGGCCCAGCCCGAAGTACCACTTATAGTGTCCGCTACCGCCGATGCTGCCGCCACCATAGACAGGCCCGATCAGCGTCTTCATCACCACGATGGCGGTTCCATCGTTAGGCACGTCCGGCGTGCCCGAGTTGCCGCCGTTAATCTTGCCTATCTCGTAGAAGCCACCTGCATAAATTGCGTCGCCGAAGATGGGGTTCAGATGCGACAGCCGAACCAGGTAGCCCGCCTGTCCGAGAAAATAGTCCTCACCCAGCAGCTCACCGCGGTCGTAGGCAGTCAAGCGCAGAGGACCGCCCAACGAAAATCCAGCAAGTCCAAGATTCGTTGCGCCGAAACTTGTGCCTCCGCTCGCGGTACCAAAGATAATGCCGCGTTTGCCTGATGGGATAAAGTGCTCCGTCGTTACATTCAACTGCGAGAGCCCATCGCTTGAATTGGGCCTTTGGGTGTAATAGCTGAAGTTCGAACGTATCTCAGAGCCCCTGGACGGCAGCATCACCTCATCCTGCCCCAGATATTGAAACCGTACCGACGTGACCAGAGGGGTAAGGCTGAACTCCTGCCCGATCGGATTTCCGACGATGCGGCGCTCGCCGAACCACTGATAGTCTTCGCCTGCGCGCAGCTCAGTCCTTGCATTGAACTGGTAGCCCACGTCGACGCCCAGCCCATTTCTACGCTGCTTGAACTGCGCCAACTGAGCGCTGCCTGAGTAGTAGCCGGTCTCCGAATGCGTCACATAAGCGTGCGGGGCAACGAACCATCGCGAGGTCAGCGTCAGCGACTTGTAAAGCTCCGCGTCGAAACCCGCAACCTGCCCGACCATGCCATCGATCCGCAGCTCCGAACGCGGACCGGCAACATCCAGAAATGTGGCCCTTGCGCCGAACCCAAGCTGAATGTCATTTGAGTCGTTAGACAAAAGGGTCAATCCCAGATTCAGAAACGGCGGAGCGTAGTCCTTCGATCGGGGTCGAATCAACAATCCTGGCTTGCCGTTCTCGTCGATCAGGTTGTAATTGATGATCGAGTAGGTTCCAGTGCCCTCGAGGTCAGAGATCGTCTGCTCAATCGCCGTTGTATCGACAGGCTTACCAACAAACTTTTTAAACGAAGCGGCAACTTCCGACTGCGCCGCGCCTTTCAGTCCATAAACGTCCACAAACTGAGGCACGGGAACCTCCGTGCGCCGCCGCTCATTGCGGTTCGCTAAATACGTCTTCCAGTCCGCATCGTCGAGAGCATATTTTTCGAGCGCCGCAGCCTGCGTTTCTGCGGCCTCTTTGCCCAGAGGAATAATCACGGAACTCTTATCGAAATCAGTTGCGCTGAACTTGCTGACGTCAGCCCTGATCAGCACCGTAGCATTCTTCATGCTGGCCTGTTCATTCGCCGCCACCATGATCGACACATTTCTGCCGGCGACGGCCAGCGGGGAGCTTAGGCTCTCCGGCTTAATCGGCCCAGTGTCCAGATACACCGCAATCACAATGTCCGCGCCCATGGCACGCGCCACGTCTACGGGAAGATTATCGACTGCCGCACCATCGGAGTAGATTTCATCGCCATGCTGTACGGGTGCGAACATGCCGGGAATCGACATCGTCGCACGCATGGCCTGCGCCAGCGAGCCGTCATCGAAGACATGTTTCTTGCCAGTCACAATCTCGGTGGCTACGCAGCGGAATGGGATAGGAAGATCGTCAAAGCTCTTTAGATCGTAGTAGGGCATCAGGGTACGGTCGAAGAGCAGACCTACCGCTGCGCCAGAGTTCAACCCCCTTGGCACGCTGATTCCATGCTTCAGCCCAAACTCCAATCGATTGGGGTATGCGAGCCTGTCTTCTTTCCTGCGATAGCTCAACGCCTGAAACGGAACCTGGCCGCTCAACACGCCGGGCCAGTGAATCCGTCCGACGAACGACTTGATGTCGTCGGGGCTGTTGCCCGCGGCATAGAGGCCGCCAACGAGGCCGCCCATACTGGTCCCGGCCACATAATCTACCGGAATGTGATGCGCCTCCAACCACTCGATTGCGCCGATGTGCGCGAAGCCCAGCGCCCCGCCGCCCTCAAGCACCAGCCCAATGGTTGGCCGTTTCGGGGGAATAATCTTCGGCTTCTGTGCCGCCATGACCGATAGCCCCGGCAGAAGAGCCATGCAGCCTAACCCAAGAAGAATTCTTCGAGAAAAAGCGCTCTTAGCAAAAGAGATCATCTGCACATAAATCTATCAGCAACCCCTCTTCGACGGGCGATCGCAGGTACCTTCAGCGATTACACCGCAGTTACACTTTGGTTGCTTCAGAGGAAGCGACCGATGTTCCCCTTCCTTCGTAACGTATGATCCCTTTGATACAGAGGGGCAGGACAGATGTGCTTTTCAGCCACTGCAAACTTCACGGGGAGCGCCATTCTGGGAGCAATCGGAGTCGCTACCCTGGCCGAGGTGAAACACCGGCGCGCGTTCATGTTTGCAGCCATGCCTTTGTTGTTTGCCGCGCATCAGTTCATCGAAGGATTCGTGTGGCTTGGCCTGGATAACATTCTGCCGTCGTACGTCGCTCACGATGCCGGGGCTGCCTTTGTGCTGTACGCGCAGGGACTGTTGCCCTTTCTGCTGCCCTTGAGCGTGTACCTCATCGAGCCGACGCGCTACAGACAAAAGCGCATGCTCTGGTTCGTGCTGCTGGGTGGCTGCCTGGCGTTGTATATTCTGTGGGGACTTACTGCCTATCCCTTGCAGGTCTCCGCTCAAGGCCACAGCATCGTCTACTTCAATCCGGTGACGACAACGTCGGCAGTTGCCGTA
This genomic interval carries:
- a CDS encoding DUF6629 family protein; this translates as MCFSATANFTGSAILGAIGVATLAEVKHRRAFMFAAMPLLFAAHQFIEGFVWLGLDNILPSYVAHDAGAAFVLYAQGLLPFLLPLSVYLIEPTRYRQKRMLWFVLLGGCLALYILWGLTAYPLQVSAQGHSIVYFNPVTTTSAVAVLYVIATCGALLFSGFRYLIALGIANIAGLLVVMIVMRYAFTSIWCAYAAVISVLIYFHFRRRRRMAPVLYTAAA
- a CDS encoding patatin-like phospholipase family protein, which codes for MALLPGLSVMAAQKPKIIPPKRPTIGLVLEGGGALGFAHIGAIEWLEAHHIPVDYVAGTSMGGLVGGLYAAGNSPDDIKSFVGRIHWPGVLSGQVPFQALSYRRKEDRLAYPNRLEFGLKHGISVPRGLNSGAAVGLLFDRTLMPYYDLKSFDDLPIPFRCVATEIVTGKKHVFDDGSLAQAMRATMSIPGMFAPVQHGDEIYSDGAAVDNLPVDVARAMGADIVIAVYLDTGPIKPESLSSPLAVAGRNVSIMVAANEQASMKNATVLIRADVSKFSATDFDKSSVIIPLGKEAAETQAAALEKYALDDADWKTYLANRNERRRTEVPVPQFVDVYGLKGAAQSEVAASFKKFVGKPVDTTAIEQTISDLEGTGTYSIINYNLIDENGKPGLLIRPRSKDYAPPFLNLGLTLLSNDSNDIQLGFGARATFLDVAGPRSELRIDGMVGQVAGFDAELYKSLTLTSRWFVAPHAYVTHSETGYYSGSAQLAQFKQRRNGLGVDVGYQFNARTELRAGEDYQWFGERRIVGNPIGQEFSLTPLVTSVRFQYLGQDEVMLPSRGSEIRSNFSYYTQRPNSSDGLSQLNVTTEHFIPSGKRGIIFGTASGGTSFGATNLGLAGFSLGGPLRLTAYDRGELLGEDYFLGQAGYLVRLSHLNPIFGDAIYAGGFYEIGKINGGNSGTPDVPNDGTAIVVMKTLIGPVYGGGSIGGSGHYKWYFGLGRIF